A region of Channa argus isolate prfri chromosome 8, Channa argus male v1.0, whole genome shotgun sequence DNA encodes the following proteins:
- the tax1bp3 gene encoding tax1-binding protein 3, whose amino-acid sequence MSFVPGQPMTVVVQRIEIQKLRHGDNMILGFSIGGGIDQDPGQNPYSEDKTDKGIYVTRITPGGPADVANLRMGDKIMQVNGWDMTMVTHDQARKKLTKKNENVVRLLVTRKSLDEAVKQSISSYPGQCAIGSSNNQRQMQYSCMEPTHHLATPTNSDDGCAVPFNYVNPNKSHRH is encoded by the exons ATGTCTTTCGTCCCAGGACAACCGATGACCGTTGTTGTG CAACGAATTGAAATTCAGAAGTTGCGTCATGGTGATAATATGATCCTGGGATTCAGCATTGGTGGAGGGATAGACCAGGACCCAGGGCAGAACCCCTACTCTGAAGACAAAACCGACAAA ggcaTCTATGTGACTAGGATAACACCGGGTGGTCCAGCAGATGTGGCAAACTTGAGAATGGGGGACAAAATAATGCAG GTAAACGGATGGGATATGACCATGGTGACACATGACCAGGCTCgtaaaaaactaacaaaaaagaATGAGAATGTGGTGAGATTACTGGTAACCAGGAAATCATTAGATGAAGCTGTCAAACAATCTATCAGCAGTTACCCCGGGCAGTGTGCCATTGGTAGTTCTAATAACCAAAGACAAATGCAATATTCCTGCATGGAACCCACTCATCATTTGGCGACTCCCACAAATTCAGATGATGGTTGCGCTGTGCCCTTTAACTATGTCAATCCAAATAAATCACACAGACATTAG